Proteins co-encoded in one Flavobacteriaceae bacterium MAR_2009_75 genomic window:
- a CDS encoding AraC-like DNA-binding protein: MVVILCLYASGSLAQTSFVIDYVPEDTHTSDELYLTGTFNNWDPADINYRFVRKIDGTYELRNKFFNGSWISYKITRGSWSTVEVQKDGTPLTVRKHSFNSTAEETLVLQVAGWSDILNLQSEQKKIAIVLSDIPRNTPPNSSFYVCGNFNGWVPGDQRYKMKQLADGTYQVEVPVFEEPLEYKFTRGNWLTVEGNSYGRPRPNRLLSSREINRNQPIKNSITYWEDQSYGIFNPYTLLLVLTALQGFFLIFIINSNKNNNKWANQALSVLIFIISLTLIARVVIYDRIIYTDYPRLSLLTDFIFFLYGPILLIYIKRLLHHSKKSFLTFWPHFVPFLVQVVIYISFSFKPTHTFIEQNLFQSLDSPPYAIYEVIVLVALVFNIWYWFRIKAIIKRYFENIELNYSTDQNIKYLNIIMMVLGVCLVLWSVIVVVDVYGTYSDNPVNHTVNLLIDVIWIVFSVVVYLLGYFAIKQPEIFRMATIEEEEEKSEVDRPQIDTNELEELKEALHVMMTQDQVYLNPQLSLPELAEKMETNVHTLSKTINAGYTKNFRDFVNHYRIQDFIERAQEEKYKNQTFLAIALAVGFNSKSSFNRSFKKVTNKSPREYFNDLRDS; encoded by the coding sequence TTGGTTGTCATACTCTGTCTATATGCCAGCGGCTCGTTGGCCCAAACCAGTTTTGTAATAGACTATGTGCCGGAAGATACCCATACTTCAGATGAGCTTTATTTAACAGGCACTTTCAACAATTGGGATCCTGCAGATATAAACTACAGGTTTGTGAGAAAAATTGATGGAACTTACGAGTTGAGAAACAAGTTCTTCAATGGCTCTTGGATATCTTATAAAATTACCCGCGGCAGCTGGTCAACCGTAGAAGTTCAAAAAGACGGAACACCGCTAACGGTAAGAAAACACTCCTTTAACAGCACTGCAGAAGAAACATTGGTCTTACAGGTGGCGGGTTGGTCAGATATTTTAAATCTTCAATCCGAACAGAAAAAGATTGCGATTGTACTGAGCGATATACCTAGAAACACCCCACCTAATTCTTCATTCTATGTATGTGGTAATTTTAATGGTTGGGTACCGGGTGATCAACGCTATAAAATGAAGCAGCTTGCCGACGGAACCTATCAAGTTGAGGTTCCTGTTTTTGAAGAACCGCTTGAATATAAATTTACACGGGGCAATTGGCTTACGGTTGAGGGCAACAGTTATGGGAGGCCCAGGCCCAATCGTTTATTGAGCAGTAGAGAAATTAATCGAAACCAACCCATAAAAAATTCGATAACTTATTGGGAAGACCAATCTTATGGTATTTTTAACCCTTATACCCTGCTTTTAGTACTTACCGCTTTACAAGGGTTTTTTCTCATATTCATTATTAACTCAAATAAGAACAATAACAAATGGGCAAATCAGGCCCTGAGTGTTCTCATCTTTATTATCTCGTTGACATTAATAGCTAGAGTAGTCATCTATGATCGTATAATTTATACTGATTATCCAAGGCTCTCGCTGCTGACCGATTTTATATTTTTCTTGTACGGGCCAATTTTGCTCATTTATATTAAAAGGTTATTACATCATAGTAAAAAGTCATTTCTAACCTTTTGGCCGCATTTCGTGCCTTTTTTGGTTCAAGTGGTTATTTACATCAGCTTTTCCTTTAAACCTACGCATACATTTATCGAGCAAAATTTATTTCAATCTTTAGACTCGCCCCCATATGCAATTTATGAGGTAATCGTACTGGTGGCATTGGTGTTCAATATTTGGTATTGGTTTAGGATCAAGGCGATAATCAAAAGATATTTTGAAAATATAGAACTTAATTATTCCACTGACCAAAATATCAAGTACTTGAATATTATAATGATGGTACTTGGGGTGTGTCTTGTGCTATGGTCGGTTATTGTTGTTGTCGATGTTTACGGTACGTATAGTGATAACCCGGTAAACCATACTGTGAATTTGTTGATTGATGTTATATGGATTGTTTTTTCGGTTGTGGTCTACTTGCTAGGATATTTCGCTATAAAGCAACCGGAAATTTTTAGAATGGCCACTATAGAGGAAGAGGAGGAAAAATCGGAAGTAGACCGCCCGCAAATCGATACTAATGAATTGGAAGAGTTGAAAGAGGCATTGCACGTAATGATGACACAAGATCAGGTATACCTGAATCCGCAGCTAAGTTTACCCGAACTGGCCGAAAAAATGGAAACTAATGTGCACACCTTATCTAAGACCATCAATGCAGGCTATACTAAAAATTTCAGAGATTTTGTAAACCATTATAGAATTCAAGATTTTATAGAAAGGGCACAAGAAGAGAAATACAAAAACCAGACTTTCTTGGCCATAGCTTTGGCGGTAGGCTTTAATTCCAAATCATCTTTTAACCGTTCGTTTAAAAAGGTTACCAATAAATCTCCCAGAGAATATTTCAATGATTTGAGAGATAGCTAG
- a CDS encoding putative outer membrane starch-binding protein: MIKNILFTVLAVTLLVSCTDDLDTEPRIEQSLDNLLDSDPNATLGILGKLYGGLALHGIGIPGGDNQQADIAGDDPGETVFFRSMWNMQELTTDIAKNRWGDGGLDPLTTASDWSPTNKFFGYLYNRSYFNIAQTNNFILDVQKADEPEAELFVAEARFLRALYYYYLMDMFGGVVIVTEDDGVTGVRRPKNTRTEVFEFIESELLAIEESIIALNEYGRANKAAVHFLLAKIYLNAEVYTGTGRYADALTYSEKVIAESSFILDDDYQSIFQGDNHTSTEIIFPIVADRNSVQSFGTSTYLTNGSLGDTTMPISEFGNSESWFGHRCTPAVYGLFGDLETTNDGRALFWTEGHTYEMTDYRTWENGYPTIKFQNQYATGNSGESNFSDTDIPLFRLSDAYLMYAEAFFRGGGGSATQAVDYINALRQRAFGDTSGNIAEADITEQFLIDERARELYYEGHRRQDLIRFNRFTGGGYLWPWKGNVLEGTAIPEHYDLFPFPLEALQANPLLEQNPGYTN, translated from the coding sequence ATGATAAAAAATATATTATTTACCGTACTTGCTGTAACACTACTTGTAAGTTGTACTGACGATTTAGATACAGAACCTAGAATTGAGCAAAGTTTAGACAATCTTTTGGATTCTGACCCTAACGCAACCTTAGGAATTCTTGGAAAATTATACGGAGGCCTAGCTCTACATGGTATTGGAATACCCGGTGGTGATAATCAACAGGCTGATATTGCAGGTGATGACCCCGGGGAAACTGTTTTCTTTAGAAGCATGTGGAACATGCAAGAACTGACTACCGATATAGCTAAAAATAGATGGGGTGATGGAGGGTTGGATCCTTTGACAACGGCATCTGATTGGTCACCGACCAACAAGTTTTTCGGTTATCTCTACAACAGAAGCTATTTCAATATTGCACAGACCAACAATTTTATATTGGATGTGCAAAAAGCCGATGAGCCAGAAGCAGAACTGTTTGTAGCGGAAGCCCGTTTTTTAAGGGCCTTGTACTACTATTATTTGATGGATATGTTCGGAGGTGTGGTTATCGTAACCGAAGATGATGGCGTAACGGGTGTTCGTAGACCTAAAAATACACGTACAGAGGTATTTGAATTTATAGAAAGTGAACTCTTGGCAATTGAAGAATCGATTATTGCCTTAAACGAATATGGTAGGGCAAACAAGGCCGCTGTTCATTTTCTCCTGGCAAAAATTTATTTGAATGCTGAGGTTTATACAGGTACAGGTAGATATGCAGATGCGTTAACCTATAGTGAAAAAGTTATAGCTGAATCTTCTTTTATCCTAGATGACGACTATCAATCTATTTTTCAAGGTGATAACCACACTTCTACCGAAATAATTTTTCCGATCGTAGCAGATAGAAATTCAGTACAGAGTTTTGGTACATCAACATATCTCACAAATGGTAGTTTGGGAGATACCACCATGCCCATCTCTGAATTCGGAAATTCTGAAAGCTGGTTCGGTCACCGTTGTACCCCTGCTGTTTATGGTTTGTTTGGTGATTTGGAAACTACGAACGATGGTCGTGCCCTATTTTGGACAGAAGGCCATACCTATGAAATGACCGATTATAGAACCTGGGAAAACGGCTACCCCACCATTAAGTTTCAAAATCAATATGCTACCGGCAATTCTGGTGAAAGCAACTTTTCAGATACAGACATTCCCTTGTTTAGGTTGTCTGATGCTTATTTAATGTATGCCGAGGCCTTCTTTAGAGGTGGAGGCGGTTCTGCAACGCAGGCGGTAGATTATATAAATGCATTGAGGCAAAGGGCATTTGGTGATACGAGTGGAAATATCGCAGAGGCCGACATTACGGAACAATTTCTAATTGATGAAAGAGCAAGAGAATTGTATTATGAAGGACATAGACGACAAGACTTAATTCGCTTCAACCGCTTCACAGGGGGTGGGTATTTGTGGCCTTGGAAGGGTAATGTTCTAGAAGGCACCGCAATCCCCGAACATTATGATTTATTCCCGTTTCCATTGGAAGCCCTGCAGGCGAACCCATTGCTTGAACAAAACCCTGGCTATACCAACTAA
- a CDS encoding iron complex outermembrane receptor protein, producing MRKKISMIFLMSLCAPFFVLAQSNITGTVTDGETESPLPGATIIIKGTTTGVTTDFDGKYSIEADMGSVLVFSYIGLKSVEREVTSNTIDVTLQNDVAQLDEVVIIGYGSTTKKDATGSVQLLTSEELNKGAITTADQMISGKSAGVRVVNNGGDPDAGINIRIRGGSSLNANNSPLIVIDGVPLSNQNPAGQANPLTLINPNDIESFSVLKDASSTAIYGSRASNGVIIITTKSGTKGAPQFNFSSNVQVGTLSRKIDIFESSEYINFIQNTYPDSSNLLGLNGTIYDTNWQEEIYRTSYTLNNNLTARGNLFNKIPIRASFGHSEINGILKESQLNRYTASLNISPDFFDQHLKLTINAKGIATEKDQPDSGAIGSALTANPTLPVYDPEGGIFGGFYQLTDDRGIVGPSNPLALLKQRERNEDADRFIGNMELRYKIHGFEDLTAVVNTGIDYSESTINEYFLPGAVASYNVFEGLPIFNNFSENYSEDQIKRDHLLDAYLSYVKFWDGPIRKIDVQAGYAYQNFTTQGITYPTTTENGFREPQQPFKYYTELNLQSYFARTNLNFFDRYLLTASLRADGSSLFAKDQRWGYFPAAAFAWKLDSEDFLKDAEWLSQLKLRVGWGLTGQQDITGPVGFYPNTALYDDGDPTVSYIFGDRTVTTYRANAFNPDLTWEKTSTYNIGIDFDLFSNILSGTIDAYTRNTTDLLAEVPQSEGALRNRFVSNVGETESKGFETALQFRPVQTEIFNLEFNGNVAFNETYIKDLDNITQFSSGGGIGRGTGVNIGQTAVGERNRTFWLYEQVYGADGSPIEDAFVDQNGDGVISDRDRIFIPFEPKWTYGFGTYMQYKNLDLTANFRGQIGGEVYNGNLLNRGFAESVIPLTDTGFINNALNLYDGTQYNGFPNIPSDLQALSDFYLSDASFLRLDNITLGYNLKPFDNKKIGLRIYGSANNVFVITDYDGLDPENFDGIEASPYARPRTFTMGLNLDF from the coding sequence ATGCGAAAGAAAATTTCGATGATTTTCCTGATGTCACTATGTGCGCCATTTTTTGTTTTGGCACAAAGTAACATTACAGGAACAGTCACTGATGGCGAAACCGAAAGTCCCTTGCCGGGGGCAACAATCATCATTAAAGGAACAACTACCGGTGTCACCACTGATTTTGATGGCAAATACTCCATTGAAGCCGATATGGGTAGCGTCTTGGTTTTTTCATACATCGGTTTAAAATCAGTAGAAAGAGAGGTTACCTCAAACACGATTGATGTGACGCTACAGAATGATGTAGCTCAGCTAGATGAAGTAGTGATTATTGGGTATGGTTCTACCACCAAAAAAGATGCCACAGGTTCCGTGCAGTTATTAACATCCGAAGAACTGAATAAAGGTGCTATTACTACGGCGGATCAGATGATATCGGGCAAGTCTGCCGGTGTGCGTGTGGTGAACAACGGAGGTGACCCAGATGCAGGAATCAACATTAGAATTCGTGGGGGCTCATCATTGAATGCTAATAATAGTCCGCTTATAGTAATTGACGGTGTGCCGTTGTCTAACCAGAATCCCGCGGGGCAAGCAAACCCCTTAACTCTTATCAATCCGAACGATATTGAATCGTTTTCTGTTCTAAAAGATGCGTCTTCTACCGCTATTTATGGTTCTAGAGCATCTAACGGAGTAATTATCATTACGACCAAATCTGGTACGAAAGGTGCTCCGCAGTTTAATTTTTCATCAAATGTTCAGGTGGGTACCTTAAGTAGAAAGATAGATATTTTTGAATCTTCTGAGTATATAAATTTTATTCAGAACACCTACCCTGATAGTTCGAACCTTCTAGGTCTCAACGGTACGATTTACGATACCAACTGGCAAGAAGAAATCTATAGAACTTCCTATACGCTGAACAACAACTTAACGGCAAGGGGCAATCTGTTTAATAAAATACCGATTAGGGCCTCTTTTGGCCATTCAGAGATAAACGGTATTCTTAAAGAATCTCAGCTTAATAGGTATACCGCATCGTTGAACATTTCTCCTGATTTCTTTGATCAGCACTTAAAGTTGACTATCAATGCCAAAGGAATTGCTACAGAGAAAGACCAACCAGATAGTGGGGCTATTGGTAGTGCCTTAACCGCGAATCCGACACTGCCCGTTTATGATCCTGAAGGAGGTATTTTCGGCGGCTTTTATCAACTGACCGATGACAGAGGTATCGTTGGGCCTTCTAATCCGCTTGCTTTATTAAAACAGAGAGAACGTAATGAAGATGCCGACCGATTTATCGGAAATATGGAACTGCGATATAAAATTCACGGTTTTGAAGATTTAACCGCGGTTGTCAACACCGGTATCGATTACTCAGAATCAACTATTAACGAATATTTTTTGCCGGGGGCAGTGGCTTCGTACAATGTTTTCGAAGGTCTTCCGATTTTCAACAATTTCAGTGAAAACTACAGCGAAGATCAGATTAAAAGAGATCATTTATTAGATGCGTATCTGTCCTATGTTAAATTCTGGGATGGACCAATTCGAAAAATCGATGTTCAAGCTGGTTATGCATATCAAAATTTTACCACACAGGGTATAACCTACCCAACAACTACCGAGAATGGTTTTAGAGAGCCACAACAACCATTTAAATATTATACAGAACTTAATCTACAATCGTATTTCGCACGAACCAACCTTAACTTTTTTGATCGGTACTTGTTAACAGCGTCTTTAAGGGCAGATGGTTCTTCGTTATTTGCTAAAGACCAGCGCTGGGGATATTTTCCAGCAGCGGCGTTCGCTTGGAAACTTGATAGTGAAGATTTTCTGAAAGATGCTGAATGGTTAAGCCAATTAAAATTAAGGGTTGGTTGGGGCCTTACCGGCCAACAAGATATTACGGGTCCGGTAGGTTTTTATCCGAATACAGCATTATACGATGATGGCGACCCAACTGTAAGTTATATTTTCGGAGACCGAACCGTTACTACCTATAGAGCTAATGCTTTTAATCCAGATTTAACATGGGAAAAGACATCCACCTACAACATTGGTATCGACTTTGATTTATTCTCTAATATTCTAAGTGGAACAATTGATGCCTATACTAGAAATACGACCGATCTATTGGCTGAGGTACCACAATCGGAAGGTGCATTGCGAAATCGTTTTGTTAGTAATGTTGGTGAAACTGAGAGTAAAGGTTTTGAGACCGCTTTGCAATTTAGACCCGTACAAACTGAGATTTTCAATTTAGAATTTAACGGTAATGTCGCTTTCAATGAGACTTATATTAAAGATTTAGACAACATTACCCAGTTTTCGAGCGGAGGAGGAATAGGTCGTGGTACCGGCGTGAATATAGGGCAGACCGCCGTAGGTGAAAGAAATAGAACTTTCTGGCTGTACGAGCAAGTATACGGTGCCGATGGTTCGCCCATAGAAGATGCCTTTGTGGATCAAAATGGAGATGGTGTCATTTCAGATAGGGATCGCATTTTTATTCCTTTTGAGCCCAAATGGACCTATGGTTTTGGAACCTATATGCAATACAAGAACCTAGATTTGACCGCTAATTTTAGGGGGCAAATAGGAGGTGAAGTATACAATGGTAACCTTTTGAATAGAGGTTTTGCCGAATCGGTAATACCACTTACCGACACAGGTTTTATAAACAATGCCTTGAATTTGTATGACGGAACTCAATATAATGGGTTCCCTAATATTCCTTCAGATTTGCAGGCGTTATCAGATTTCTATCTTTCTGATGCTTCCTTTTTACGATTGGATAACATTACCCTTGGCTACAATCTGAAACCTTTTGATAATAAAAAAATCGGATTGCGAATCTATGGTTCGGCAAATAATGTGTTCGTAATTACCGATTATGATGGGTTAGACCCTGAGAATTTTGACGGAATTGAGGCATCACCATATGCTCGTCCACGAACATTTACAATGGGTCTCAACCTTGATTTTTAA
- a CDS encoding hexosaminidase, producing MKLVHTVFLFFLLFSAFYPVHAQEVHVVPKPNSISFNEGSYEISKNVTINASNELKSEALHLAEVLKSGFGVAPKIRKNRGDIELKIDVSLFDELGEEGYTMNIDADGILIEAANASGIFYAIQTFRQLLPPEFEFGETKNPVILPKLKIVDRPRFSWRAFMLDESRHFKGMATVKKLLDQMALVKMNIFHWHLTDDQGWRIEIKKYPKLTEIGSKRNDTQTARKSDLRTGEPHGGYYTQKEIREIIDYAKKRHITIVPEIEMPGHAMAAVASYNWLGTLGTTKEVSETFGKMDDSFDVTNPKVVRFLKDVLDEVMNLFPGSVIHIGGDELNFEPWLKNKSMVSFMKDKDLQSPMDLQISFTNDISNYIDEAGKRMMGWNEIMGHNVHEDRGHTAVNASEKLAPSAIVHFWKGDLELVNKAVEDGYDVVNSNHWDTYLDYTYKRLPLEKSYTFDPVPEGLGEQYHSKIKGLGTQMWSEWVPTVKSMEKQIFPRLAAYSEVGWTVLKQKSFVDFQKALAELKTIWKLEGIEFYENP from the coding sequence ATGAAGTTAGTTCATACTGTATTTCTCTTTTTTCTCCTCTTTTCGGCCTTCTATCCGGTCCATGCACAAGAAGTTCACGTGGTTCCTAAACCTAATTCAATTAGCTTTAACGAAGGGTCTTATGAGATTTCAAAAAATGTTACCATAAATGCATCGAATGAACTGAAGAGCGAAGCATTGCACTTGGCTGAGGTTTTAAAAAGTGGATTTGGCGTGGCACCAAAAATTCGTAAGAATCGAGGTGATATAGAATTAAAAATCGACGTTTCGTTGTTCGATGAGTTGGGTGAAGAGGGTTATACGATGAATATTGACGCTGACGGTATTTTAATCGAAGCTGCCAATGCCTCCGGAATTTTTTATGCCATTCAAACATTTAGACAGCTTTTGCCACCCGAATTTGAGTTTGGTGAAACTAAAAATCCGGTAATACTACCGAAGCTAAAGATTGTAGATCGACCACGTTTTTCATGGCGCGCTTTTATGTTAGATGAATCTCGACATTTTAAGGGTATGGCAACGGTAAAAAAGCTCTTGGATCAAATGGCTTTAGTGAAAATGAATATTTTTCACTGGCACTTGACCGACGATCAAGGGTGGCGTATAGAAATTAAAAAATACCCGAAACTGACTGAAATCGGTTCTAAAAGAAACGATACCCAGACAGCAAGAAAAAGCGATTTAAGAACAGGCGAACCACATGGTGGGTATTATACCCAAAAGGAAATTCGAGAAATCATCGATTATGCCAAAAAAAGGCATATTACGATAGTTCCTGAAATTGAAATGCCCGGTCATGCAATGGCGGCAGTTGCTTCATATAATTGGTTAGGTACTTTGGGTACAACGAAAGAAGTTTCTGAAACTTTTGGTAAAATGGATGATTCTTTTGACGTGACAAATCCGAAAGTAGTACGGTTTTTAAAAGATGTTTTAGATGAGGTTATGAACCTTTTTCCGGGCTCAGTAATTCATATCGGAGGAGATGAATTAAATTTTGAACCGTGGTTAAAAAACAAATCGATGGTCTCTTTCATGAAGGATAAGGATTTACAGTCACCGATGGATCTACAGATCAGTTTTACAAATGATATCTCGAATTATATTGATGAGGCCGGAAAACGAATGATGGGCTGGAACGAGATTATGGGTCACAATGTTCATGAAGATCGGGGCCATACTGCTGTAAATGCATCCGAGAAATTAGCCCCTTCTGCCATTGTTCATTTTTGGAAAGGAGATTTAGAGCTAGTGAATAAAGCTGTTGAAGACGGGTATGATGTGGTCAATTCTAACCATTGGGATACTTATCTCGATTACACCTATAAACGCTTACCACTTGAAAAGTCATACACGTTCGACCCGGTGCCAGAAGGATTAGGGGAGCAATACCACTCAAAAATCAAGGGTTTAGGTACTCAAATGTGGAGTGAATGGGTACCTACGGTTAAGAGTATGGAAAAGCAAATCTTCCCGAGGTTGGCTGCCTATTCCGAAGTAGGGTGGACGGTATTAAAGCAAAAGAGTTTTGTCGATTTTCAAAAAGCCTTGGCCGAATTAAAGACCATTTGGAAATTAGAGGGTATCGAGTTCTACGAGAACCCGTAA